A single Paenibacillus kribbensis DNA region contains:
- a CDS encoding YtrH family sporulation protein, which translates to MSTFISKAILDFFIAFGIVLGGAMLGGMGAVIALQPPTQTMLEVAGRIKIWALAAAVGGTMDPIRVIESNMIDGNLSPAIKQILYLIFAFLGAHMGTELVKWVCGNGRL; encoded by the coding sequence ATGAGCACTTTTATATCCAAAGCGATACTCGATTTCTTCATCGCCTTCGGCATCGTGCTCGGGGGAGCCATGCTCGGCGGAATGGGAGCGGTGATAGCTCTTCAGCCGCCTACCCAGACGATGCTGGAGGTTGCCGGAAGAATAAAAATATGGGCGCTTGCCGCTGCTGTAGGGGGGACGATGGACCCGATCCGGGTCATCGAGAGCAATATGATAGATGGCAATCTATCACCTGCCATTAAGCAAATCCTGTATTTGATTTTCGCCTTTTTGGGCGCTCATATGGGCACAGAGCTGGTCAAATGGGTGTGCGGAAACGGACGCCTGTGA
- a CDS encoding DRTGG domain-containing protein, producing the protein MDGLDEAVTKHEQLLRHIEQLKIGSKISVRRLAKEMSVSEGTAYRAVKEAENLGIVITKERIGTVRVEKRPRGLSEQLTFADVVNIVEGHVLGGSEGLEKPLHKYVIGAMREEAMARYIDAGSLLIVGNREDAHSLALEQGAGVLITGGFGTSREVKQLADQISLPIISSRHDTFTVASMINRAIFDRLIKKKIMLIEDIAAGKPKALTLRINSTLTEFEELSKTTGQYHFAVVDEWNRLIGIVSRKDVEGLQPEHTMDKCLIRNPVTVTYQTSLASAAQMMAWEGVDYLPVVDRNRKLLGSVTRREVLEALRNAQKQPQLGETFDQLIWNGFAEERNEDGSLFFRGFIIPQMATHLGTISEGVLVNVMTQAGYRAARDMSGKDYVLDNLMTYFIRPVQIEDAVVLRPLLLEMSRRTCKLEISILRENYLVCKAVMSLQSIEHG; encoded by the coding sequence TTGGACGGGCTGGATGAAGCAGTTACGAAACATGAGCAGTTATTGCGTCATATCGAGCAGTTGAAAATAGGCTCCAAAATTTCTGTACGCAGGCTGGCTAAAGAGATGAGCGTCAGTGAAGGGACTGCTTATCGCGCTGTTAAGGAAGCAGAAAACCTGGGAATTGTCATTACCAAGGAACGAATCGGAACGGTACGGGTGGAAAAGCGTCCACGCGGTTTGTCCGAGCAGCTGACCTTTGCAGATGTCGTGAATATTGTGGAAGGACATGTGCTGGGCGGAAGCGAGGGGCTGGAGAAGCCTTTGCACAAATATGTCATTGGGGCGATGCGTGAAGAGGCCATGGCCCGTTACATTGATGCAGGCAGTTTGCTGATTGTTGGTAACCGGGAGGATGCACATTCTCTTGCATTGGAGCAGGGAGCAGGCGTGCTGATTACAGGGGGCTTTGGTACGAGCCGGGAGGTCAAGCAGTTGGCCGACCAGATCAGTCTGCCGATTATTTCCTCGCGCCACGATACCTTTACTGTGGCTTCCATGATTAATAGAGCGATATTTGACCGCTTGATCAAAAAGAAAATTATGCTGATCGAAGATATAGCGGCAGGTAAACCGAAGGCACTGACATTAAGAATCAACAGCACGCTCACCGAATTCGAAGAGCTTTCGAAGACGACCGGGCAGTATCATTTTGCCGTAGTTGATGAATGGAACCGTTTAATAGGCATCGTCAGCCGCAAGGATGTGGAAGGACTCCAGCCGGAGCACACGATGGACAAATGCCTGATCCGCAATCCGGTAACGGTCACCTATCAGACTTCGCTGGCCTCAGCCGCGCAGATGATGGCGTGGGAAGGTGTAGACTACTTGCCGGTTGTAGATCGTAATCGCAAACTGTTAGGGTCAGTCACACGGCGTGAGGTGCTGGAGGCGCTGCGTAATGCCCAGAAGCAGCCGCAACTGGGTGAGACGTTCGATCAATTGATTTGGAACGGGTTTGCCGAGGAGCGCAATGAGGACGGCTCGTTATTTTTTCGCGGCTTTATCATTCCGCAGATGGCGACCCATTTGGGTACGATCTCGGAAGGCGTACTGGTTAACGTCATGACACAAGCGGGTTACCGGGCGGCAAGAGACATGAGCGGCAAGGATTATGTGCTCGACAATTTGATGACTTATTTTATCCGGCCGGTACAGATTGAGGATGCAGTCGTACTGCGTCCGTTGCTGCTTGAAATGAGTCGTCGCACCTGCAAGCTGGAAATTTCCATTTTGCGGGAAAACTATTTGGTATGCAAGGCGGTAATGTCGCTTCAATCCATTGAACACGGATAA
- a CDS encoding YlbF family regulator, producing MNIYDKAHDLAKALKESKEVEEITAAMKLIETDPEAKQMLDDFRQRQMEVQQRMMSGDMPAQEEMEKMEKLFEVLSLNLNIRRLFDAERRLSVIIEDVNKIISDSLQHLYGSSM from the coding sequence ATGAATATCTATGACAAAGCCCATGATTTAGCAAAAGCATTGAAGGAAAGCAAAGAGGTAGAGGAAATTACGGCAGCGATGAAGCTGATTGAAACCGACCCGGAAGCCAAGCAAATGCTGGATGATTTCCGTCAGCGTCAAATGGAAGTTCAGCAGCGGATGATGAGCGGCGATATGCCGGCACAGGAAGAGATGGAAAAGATGGAAAAGCTGTTCGAGGTCCTTAGTTTGAACCTCAACATCCGTCGTCTGTTTGATGCCGAACGCCGCCTGAGCGTGATCATTGAGGACGTCAACAAAATTATTTCAGACAGCCTTCAGCATTTGTACGGCTCGTCTATGTAA
- a CDS encoding YheC/YheD family protein translates to MSIKKTTIQIIGSGILQDDVLMVGESLLRKWKISAGHPVQLAFGSFRQEVTVISVPRYSGLRVGSVLARKMGIHSNCKLRVTYSRGRRTLRVGPLISVLVSRDYPEQPDKPFGSITLFCHELVGECRRQGAYVYFFTPEHIGSQPGRVQGWVYDGSWKKTVMPAGDVVNNRLTSRKLENRTSVQHFMKEVKSQYGTTIFNEKFLDKNEVFDALKSNSSLRKYLPESHLLQTFDVFKKMCNQYPAVFLKPVRGSLGKGIMRINKQTDGTFSVLSTTAGAPQKKTYTNVDKLYKSLAGKMKTTRFQLQQGLTLIDHGKRPVDFRALVQKNATGTWTVTSIVARIAGGSHFVSNLARGGTLSTVKEALAKTTLPATIKSNGLLSLKTAALNIASAVEKAIPAHFAELGIDLAIDSTGRIWLLEVNSKPSKNDNTPLNDQKTRPSVKKMIDYCCYSAGFK, encoded by the coding sequence ATGTCCATCAAAAAAACAACGATTCAAATCATCGGATCGGGCATCTTGCAGGATGACGTACTCATGGTCGGCGAGTCCTTGCTTCGCAAATGGAAAATATCCGCAGGCCACCCCGTTCAGCTCGCCTTCGGTTCGTTCCGCCAAGAGGTTACCGTCATTTCGGTACCCCGCTATAGCGGCCTACGTGTAGGAAGCGTGCTGGCCCGTAAAATGGGTATTCATTCCAATTGCAAGCTGCGAGTAACCTACAGCCGAGGCCGCCGGACACTTCGAGTGGGCCCGCTTATTAGCGTGCTGGTCAGCCGGGACTATCCCGAACAGCCTGATAAGCCTTTCGGGTCGATCACCCTGTTCTGCCATGAACTGGTCGGGGAATGTCGTAGACAAGGAGCATATGTGTATTTTTTTACCCCGGAGCATATCGGAAGCCAGCCCGGTCGGGTTCAGGGATGGGTGTACGACGGAAGCTGGAAAAAGACTGTCATGCCCGCTGGCGATGTCGTCAATAACCGGCTTACCTCCCGTAAACTCGAGAACAGAACTAGCGTACAGCATTTCATGAAAGAAGTAAAATCCCAGTACGGTACGACCATTTTTAATGAAAAGTTCTTGGATAAGAATGAAGTGTTTGATGCGCTTAAATCTAATTCATCCCTGCGCAAGTATTTACCCGAGTCCCACTTGCTGCAAACCTTTGACGTATTCAAAAAAATGTGCAACCAGTATCCCGCTGTTTTTCTTAAGCCGGTTCGTGGGAGCCTGGGCAAAGGCATCATGCGTATTAACAAGCAAACGGACGGTACCTTTTCCGTGCTGTCCACGACAGCGGGAGCACCCCAAAAGAAAACGTATACCAATGTCGACAAGTTGTACAAAAGCTTGGCGGGAAAAATGAAAACAACACGCTTTCAGCTCCAGCAGGGACTCACCCTGATTGATCACGGTAAGCGCCCGGTCGACTTTCGTGCGCTTGTGCAGAAGAATGCAACCGGGACCTGGACGGTGACATCCATTGTCGCCCGGATTGCCGGAGGGAGCCACTTTGTGTCCAATCTGGCGCGAGGCGGTACGCTGAGCACGGTCAAAGAAGCGCTGGCTAAAACGACACTGCCCGCGACCATCAAATCAAACGGCCTCCTCTCTCTCAAGACAGCAGCACTGAATATCGCAAGCGCAGTTGAGAAAGCCATTCCCGCCCATTTCGCGGAACTTGGCATTGATCTGGCCATTGACAGCACGGGGCGCATCTGGCTGCTGGAAGTCAATTCTAAGCCGTCGAAAAATGACAACACACCATTAAATGATCAGAAAACCCGTCCATCCGTGAAAAAAATGATTGATTACTGCTGTTATTCAGCCGGTTTCAAATGA
- a CDS encoding YheC/YheD family protein, with protein sequence MSLVVPGTLGVLVSRNQAAIPPITEADFCRRLSLLGRRSGLSVMAFTAEGVSPEKHSIRGYAYHDGVWTSGRFPLPDIVYNRCLHIHESQNVGHTLEKMAVQKSRKLLYWSRSLPGKWQVYRTLHKVDEVRSFVPPTTPYRDTAQLMEWLRRHSGLFMKPQAGTHGKGTLYLRLAEGDRGLLIQGRDSQNRTFRRLFSNLDAGLSWINGMTDKRAYIVQPYLKLTSQSGRPFDVRALMQKDGHGCWRLTGFAVREGRKGTLTSNLHGGGEAHPAEPYLREQFGADSTRLIIGQMMKLSLTITGALEERYGRLGELGIDYGIDRDGNIWLLEVNSRPGRASFFQIRQPKCAFRAINRPLEYARYLITQSKTTGLQGMGASLEHTV encoded by the coding sequence GTGTCTCTTGTCGTGCCAGGCACGCTGGGCGTGCTCGTTAGCCGGAATCAGGCCGCCATCCCCCCCATTACCGAGGCCGATTTTTGCCGCAGGCTAAGTTTATTGGGCAGGCGTTCTGGTCTCAGCGTAATGGCGTTTACCGCCGAAGGAGTTTCACCTGAAAAGCATTCCATACGAGGTTATGCTTATCATGACGGAGTGTGGACATCCGGTCGCTTTCCCCTGCCGGATATTGTGTATAACCGCTGTCTCCATATCCATGAGAGCCAGAATGTCGGGCACACACTGGAAAAAATGGCGGTGCAGAAATCGCGCAAGCTTCTCTACTGGTCGCGCAGCTTGCCTGGCAAATGGCAGGTGTACCGCACTCTGCACAAGGTAGATGAAGTGCGTTCCTTTGTGCCGCCTACGACTCCTTACCGGGACACGGCCCAGCTTATGGAGTGGCTGCGACGCCATTCGGGGCTGTTTATGAAGCCGCAGGCCGGAACGCACGGCAAGGGTACACTATATCTCCGCCTGGCGGAAGGAGACCGGGGACTGCTCATACAAGGCAGAGACTCTCAAAATCGCACGTTCCGGCGTTTGTTTTCCAATCTGGATGCAGGCTTGTCATGGATCAACGGAATGACAGACAAACGTGCCTACATCGTGCAGCCTTATTTGAAATTAACGAGTCAAAGCGGGCGTCCCTTTGATGTCCGCGCACTTATGCAAAAGGATGGCCACGGCTGTTGGCGCCTGACGGGCTTTGCCGTGAGAGAAGGCAGGAAAGGAACGCTGACCTCCAATCTGCACGGCGGAGGCGAAGCGCATCCGGCAGAACCTTACCTTCGTGAACAATTTGGCGCGGACAGCACGCGTCTCATCATCGGACAGATGATGAAGCTGTCCCTGACCATTACCGGGGCGCTGGAGGAACGATATGGTCGCCTTGGCGAGCTGGGAATTGATTATGGTATTGATCGGGATGGGAACATCTGGCTATTGGAGGTGAATTCCCGGCCTGGTCGGGCTTCCTTTTTTCAGATCCGCCAGCCAAAGTGCGCTTTCCGGGCGATCAACCGCCCGCTCGAGTATGCCCGATATTTAATAACCCAATCCAAAACGACGGGGCTACAGGGCATGGGCGCCTCCCTTGAACATACGGTATAG
- a CDS encoding YheC/YheD family protein, which translates to MSLTHCNVHFSQQPDKVAYISTALLKSLKLSGAKSIRLRLGKDQIPATVKPIQKAGRHLYLTSSLRNAIRVPKSGSIYLRNLDGDVQLGPLIGVLSDGTSSSTRPFGSRTGFIKQLLKEGSNKSYIFAFTPRDINWQNDTINGYFLSSSGDFTRKIVPLPDVIYNRLPSRRADFSPAINQLRERLSRKRIPFFNWSFFNKSDIYHLLESNPEVNRYVPESYMNPSSERIRGMLERHQFAYYKPSGGSLGKGIYRLSHVPKQGYFVRYRKKNSNVLLRFTSFNSMLRMLHSNQGQTLKGYLIQQGIQLIEIDNCPIDFRFHMHKNGNNQWVVVGIGAKKSGRGSVTTHIKNGGSLMTPEQALDRVFGDRAGEVLQRAKNVAITLAEAIENHHQHLLGEIGFDLGIDQDEKVWMFEANSKPGRSIFQHPSLRAEGKASVEHILDHCLYLSKFRRKEEL; encoded by the coding sequence ATGAGTTTAACGCATTGCAATGTGCATTTCTCACAGCAGCCCGACAAGGTGGCTTATATATCCACTGCCTTGTTGAAAAGCCTTAAATTATCCGGAGCCAAGTCCATTCGTCTGCGGCTTGGTAAGGATCAGATTCCCGCCACTGTGAAACCGATTCAGAAGGCGGGGCGTCATCTATACTTGACCTCCAGCTTGCGTAATGCAATCCGTGTTCCCAAAAGCGGGTCTATCTATTTGCGAAATCTGGACGGTGATGTACAGCTAGGACCGCTGATTGGAGTACTGTCTGACGGCACCTCCTCCTCCACCCGGCCTTTTGGATCACGCACAGGCTTTATTAAGCAGCTGCTGAAGGAAGGCAGCAATAAATCTTATATTTTTGCCTTCACTCCTCGGGATATCAACTGGCAAAATGATACGATTAATGGCTATTTTCTATCATCCAGCGGGGATTTTACACGTAAAATCGTACCTCTGCCGGATGTGATTTATAATCGTTTACCGAGCCGTCGCGCTGATTTCTCCCCGGCGATCAATCAACTACGCGAGCGGTTATCCCGCAAACGAATTCCCTTCTTTAACTGGAGCTTTTTCAATAAATCAGATATCTATCACCTGCTGGAAAGCAATCCGGAAGTCAACCGCTATGTCCCTGAATCGTATATGAATCCCAGCTCTGAACGAATCCGAGGCATGCTGGAGCGTCATCAATTTGCTTATTACAAGCCAAGTGGAGGCAGTCTCGGCAAAGGGATTTACCGTCTTTCCCATGTTCCCAAACAAGGCTATTTTGTGAGGTATCGCAAAAAAAATAGCAATGTATTATTGCGCTTCACATCTTTTAACTCTATGCTCCGTATGCTTCATTCCAATCAAGGCCAGACGTTAAAAGGCTACCTCATTCAGCAAGGAATTCAGCTGATCGAGATTGACAATTGCCCGATTGATTTCCGGTTTCATATGCACAAGAACGGCAATAACCAATGGGTCGTCGTCGGTATTGGAGCCAAAAAATCCGGACGTGGCAGTGTCACGACTCATATTAAAAACGGCGGCTCCCTGATGACTCCGGAGCAAGCGCTGGACCGGGTATTCGGCGATCGGGCGGGCGAGGTGCTGCAACGTGCCAAGAATGTAGCGATTACGCTCGCAGAAGCCATTGAGAACCATCATCAACATCTGCTGGGTGAAATCGGCTTCGATCTAGGCATTGATCAGGATGAAAAGGTATGGATGTTTGAAGCCAACTCCAAACCCGGTCGATCCATTTTCCAACATCCATCATTGCGTGCGGAGGGTAAAGCGTCCGTGGAGCATATTTTGGACCACTGTCTTTACCTCAGTAAATTCCGCAGAAAAGAGGAACTATGA
- a CDS encoding YheC/YheD family protein, whose translation MNTRAEQKPVVAVLTVHDDGQFFKGNQRNFRDILETGTRMGYQVYIVTVRDLKLPAETVKGYIFNKSLQAWEEQNFPLPQVIYNRIPNRNYELKTSVRAKLEEISHTSGIELYNPGFFNKWELFKWLRTSESTRQFVPATKRLSDLPALGKMLSAFPYLYLKPENGKAGKGIMILKFQPEHLMAYRLTIQHDKKSVTYKSVSLSRLWGRIRREASNSPYIIQQGIDLATYQKKPFDLRILVQKNARGAWSITGVGARLAGKGSITTHVPRGGSVEDPFQLLSSLFGPEDSEDLLSKIKSTAIQIARQIERASGLSHGEMSMDLGVETNGTLWFFEANAKPMKFDEPEIRQKSLRRIFQYSSFLAGRMKS comes from the coding sequence ATGAATACCCGGGCGGAACAAAAACCAGTCGTTGCTGTATTGACCGTGCACGACGACGGGCAATTTTTCAAGGGGAATCAGCGTAATTTCAGGGATATCCTTGAAACGGGAACACGGATGGGTTATCAGGTGTACATCGTTACCGTCAGGGATCTGAAGCTGCCAGCTGAAACGGTCAAGGGGTATATCTTCAACAAAAGCTTACAGGCTTGGGAAGAACAAAATTTTCCGCTTCCGCAGGTCATTTATAATCGCATCCCAAACCGCAATTATGAACTTAAAACCTCTGTGCGCGCAAAGCTGGAGGAAATTTCGCACACTTCTGGCATTGAGCTATACAATCCGGGCTTTTTTAACAAGTGGGAACTGTTCAAATGGCTCCGCACCTCGGAATCCACACGGCAGTTCGTTCCCGCAACCAAACGGTTAAGCGATCTGCCTGCCTTGGGGAAGATGCTATCTGCGTTTCCATACCTGTATCTCAAGCCGGAAAATGGCAAGGCCGGAAAGGGAATTATGATTCTTAAATTCCAACCAGAGCATCTAATGGCCTACAGGCTGACGATTCAGCATGACAAAAAAAGCGTAACCTACAAATCCGTGTCGCTGTCTCGGCTATGGGGACGTATCCGCCGGGAAGCAAGTAATTCGCCTTATATCATTCAGCAGGGGATTGACCTGGCAACTTATCAAAAAAAACCGTTTGATCTGCGTATCCTGGTACAAAAAAATGCCCGCGGTGCGTGGAGCATTACCGGAGTCGGTGCCAGACTGGCGGGTAAAGGAAGCATTACGACACATGTTCCGCGCGGTGGAAGTGTGGAGGACCCGTTCCAGCTCCTCTCCTCCCTGTTTGGACCTGAGGACAGCGAAGATTTGCTGAGCAAAATTAAAAGCACAGCCATTCAGATTGCACGTCAAATTGAACGCGCATCCGGCCTTTCCCATGGCGAAATGTCTATGGATTTGGGTGTGGAAACAAATGGAACTCTCTGGTTTTTTGAAGCCAATGCCAAACCAA